AGCTTCTCTAACGTTGTCGAGTCCATAGCGTCTCTGAAGTTTTTGAAACCGTTCGATTCTACATTTTCTGGAGGGCAAATTCGCAATAATTCTGCGAAACTCATGTACTCTTTTCGATTTTGCAAATTGACGCGATTTTGCAAATTGACGAGCCGTTTATCCAATAGTTTCCACTGTGACTGATCCGTGAGGTCATTGAAGCCTAATTTACAGTCAACGTGATAACAGTTTTTGAAAGGTAACTTCATGCTTGTAACGAAAATCAGcctcttcattttattatgGCCATTCATAACGATTTCGTGTAAATCTTCATTATACAATCTTTCTAATTCCCCATACTCCTCTTCATTGTACCGTTCAGAAACGACAACCAACAAATCATACTGGTTTTGCATTTTAAATGCATCGATGACATGTTTCCTGATTCCGGGTAACAACAGGTTGGTCACACGAATAATTATGCAGTCATATTCTCCTTCAAACCTGGGTGAACTCTTGATAGCTCGGTAAACTTGAATGGCCGCTGTCAGCGGTCCCTCGGTTGCAACAAAATTACAAGATGTATTCATTTCGCGCGTCTCTTTTAGTTCCAAGTAGTCCGTCAATCCCCGATTTTCCTGTCTGAAATCCATTCCGTAATTTTCAAGTTCCTCCGAGTACGCTAAGCTTAACCCTGACATTATAAGAGTTTGGATTTTGTCTTTAACGTCATTCACAAATTTAAGTCCTTCTTCGTTTGATAGCCATGATCCTTGTTGTTTCAAGAACCAATTCCGCATCTCTCTTTCAAAAGACATGGTGACTAAATCAGCACGTAGTAAATCTAAATTGTAATTCTCACCCATCTCTTTCCTCAATACATCGTCAAGTTGACCTTCGTTCGGCTGTTTTACCGCAAGAATTAATCTTTTAAGAAAAtcgggaatttttttgtcattgtcGTAACTGTCGTGAAAGTCGTccattgaacattttttttcttttacgcgAGCGTCCAAatcagaaatttcaaactggtATTGGTCGAGGTCGTTGAAGCTATTACCGAGCTTAGACTTCAAATATTCTTTCAACTCGGAGATCCCATCAGGATGCTTGACATCATTGTTCAAAAACTCTGGCTGAAATCTAATCTTGCCTTGAGTTTCTTTGATGAAGACGTATTCCAATAGCGTTATGAGATTCCGTTCAATGTTCGGTGCAGAAattctttggttttttttccttgagcGTTTTGTTTGACACATTTCTATTCTAACTACTTTGTTATCATCAGCAGATCTTaacaacttttcaaattcttcggacaatttttcaacatcctTCAATTTCGAGCCTGAAATGAAATCCTGGGAGAATTGGAGAgacttatttttcatctcattccatattttttctgGCTCATTGTAATCTTCGggtaatttcttttgtttcaaaacctgaaaataaaatgcatcgcggaaatttttcgccccTTCCGACAATTTTTCTCCTTCGATAAAAGCGTCAGACAATTTTCTCTGATCGATATCAATAACTTCCTGCATAAAAGCAGAACGATATTTTTCGGGAATAATTGCGTTTGATAATTTCTTTCCCGTGAGCACTTTTTTAACCATGACCGGCACCAGTTTAGACGCTTCCGATCTTAAACTTTCATATACTTTTGATGGGCCCGTGCTGCTAAACTTGTATCGTCTAGACTTTTCTCCCTTACTTTCGACAGTCAAAAAGTCGTCACGTTGGTCATCCCGAATAACTCTAATATCTCGAGACTCGAACTCCGTCTCATCCAAATCGATGTTGGTGTAAATAACGAAAGCTTCCAATTTGCCCTTGCTGAGTGTGGGATGTCTCTCAATCTTACAGTAGGAATCAAAGTACTTCTCCAAGTAGAAGTCACTGtcagtaaaaagtttgttGACATCGATTTTCGGCGATTTATCGCGACTATGCTTTGCCTGAAGAAACCTATAGGTACTCTCACTATCGCTGGCATCATCATTTTTACACTCAAGTACCAGATCGTCGAATTCCCCTGCGGCCATCACTTCGGTCGCTATTCGAAATTTCACATCTTTCCGTAATCCACGTACCATGAAAAGCATCAACAGCTTCAGCTGGTAAATAAAGCCTAGCAGACAGCCCTGCCCGCCTTTCGCGTCGTATTTATCATCTCCAACGTAGGGTGAATTAGGAGTTGAATTCATTGCGAAGGAACAGTCTGTGACAATTAATACGGATGCAGTCTAGAAACAGTCGATATATTCAAAGtgattatatttcaaaaatgttaCCTTCTATCAGCTGATGTTCCCTTGTCACGTGTATCTCTCTCAAAATAACCGCTTCTGCCTCTTATCAAATGTGATGATTCCCGAGCACGTCACAAACGGCTGTCGAGTCTAAcggaaaaattcacaaaacattaggtttttcttcaatatgtGGCATGATTGTATCAAACTTGTTAAAAACACATCTTGCGtacgatttataaaaatacttcCGGAAGTAAAATGGTAGCACAGGCTTATCAGCAATGCAATAAAAATGTCTGTTTTACCAAAGTGCAGAGCAAACTAATCGAACGAATCTGCTCAACACTTTCAGTGAAAGGCACTCGATGCTCTActgtaagagagaaaaatgttttttcaaattctgtgtTTTGTCGTAACTTTTTAACTTGCTGTTTTGACGGGTTAATATTTGACGGCATTTATTTTTGCGTACAGCTCGAGCCAATGTACCCACCATTGTCACCTTCATCCATTTGTTATCGGAGACACTTATCCCTTGGTCCAAATTGTAAATCCAATGTTAAGGGGTCAGGCCtctagaattttgaaaaaaccgatttttttcgtattgttCTAAATGGCCCCTTAGgactttcaaaatattatcccTAAAGATTATGATCGGAAAATATCTCTGATTGTAAGTActtgtttttcaaagtataGTACAAGGCCGCCGCAAAAAATTctgttattacaataatatttgTTGGCCGAGTATCCGTATGATAGGCAAGAGATTGACCATTTAATTACGGATGTAAACATTTTGACGACATCACTCGTACCGAGGTGTATAAGAGGTACGAACACACCTTcgttacaatatgtatatgagGAATTCTACGTCACATTAGCAGCACATGAACCTCACTCCCTTcgattttgatcattttccaAAGCGATGTTCTTACGGACCCGAAAGGGTCTCCggaatttttccagattttctcTAGCCACTGGTGAAATTTATCCTACGTCGCAACACTAATAGTAAATATAGTGAATATTAAATAGAAAAAGTGGTGAATACTGAGATCCCATCATGGTGTGATACTCGAAATCATATTTGAAATCATCGATTCTCTGTGAGTTTTTTCGGATTTCTCAAAATAGCGTTCTTGGAATagcttttttgattttttccaagtttcacCAGTggttaaaaaatcagaaaacaaTTCAGAGACTTTTTTAGGTCGGTAATCTAACGTGTCGGAATTCGGATACTCTATTCTTCTTCAATAACTCTTATAATAGAGTGATAACCCGTTAAGACTTGTATGCCTTCTTTAGATTTTCGCCTCTTTTTATTCAAGTCACTACTACGGCCGGCGGCGAACCAGAAATAAAGTCCCATATGGGACTTTTTCTCACGAACCGGACagatttggataaaaattgaccgagACATTTTCATTTGGCTGAATTTGTTTTACGGGTTCCATATCAAAGGCaaaaaaatacgtattttaggattttttttctttcacatactttgaaaaacagagtgaatcgaaaatttgagaatctgGTGATATTCGGGTTGTAGACTCATcctcaaaaattcataactccAGTACCATTCAAGCTAGaaggatcttttttttcattctagaGCTGgaggaataaattttgataaaaaaaaaaagattcattgACAATTATCCACAAATTCATATTGTTTTAAGCAATCAAAatgttgaatcgatttttaacaattgcCCCTACCTTGTACCGAGTTCTTAGTACAACCATCGTGATTCACGTCAAAGGGCATAGCCGAATAAGCAAGCCAAAAGTGCCCTTTCACCAAATGGATTCTTTCGATGACTAACTGTTTCCTCTTGGTAAATGACTGACCCATACCAAATTTTAGCCTTTTACCTCTATTTTGTTCGAAATTATCGCAAAAAACGTGTTTTCCAGCCGTTTCGCAACAACTCCGCTATTTCTACTCGGAAAATTCCAGAGACAATCACAAATCCAGCAGACGTTCGTACacatttacagattttttttcagatttttcagtaTCAACCTggatcttaaaaaaatttttgaacatttagATCGCTGGTTTCCGGTGGATTTTGAAGAGGTACCACCTTGTTCTTATTACAGTATAAACATCTgcatttatgtgattttttgtaattttttcagatttttacaatTGGTGCgtcattgtcaaaaaaataaaaaactgacaTTCTTAACTATATCATGGGCACGACTTCAAGATAAGGGCACAGCTAGATAGGCCGGTCAAAAGTGCCTTTTCACCACACGATTCGCGGACTAAATTTCGTTCCAAAGCAagtgaaatacatattttcacatgtaagtTGATGACCCcctcttctcaattttttttcgatgcgACACCCATCATCAGAAAAAATTGGccagaataaaaatgtttctgtTCGTGGCAAACGTGAATGAGTGAATGGAATTGTGAATACGTGATTCACTAATTTTACAAAACCACACTATGCAGATCGGCATAGCACATGCCCCTAGAGGCATGATAGCCATGATGGCGTTCGACATGCCATCTAGAGGAGCTACACTTCGACCAATTTTCCTCCAGAAAATCATACGTAGATAAATTTAACAAAGAGTCTTAGGCTGCCCTCCCATGGTCCGGAATTTGTTCCGTCTCCACGAACCCGGAATCCAGTGACTTTTCAAGCCCCAATCAGAGACGTTCCGGCTCCACCGATTTACGGGATGCATTTTTCCTACTGTCCCATGATACGGAAATGACACGCACGGAACGATCGCCGGCAAATTGCGATCGTTTCTTTTAGCGCTGAATTTGAAATGCGCTACTATGATTGGGTGTCGGCACTTCCGGGCCTGTGCATTCCGTGTCATGGGACACTCGATGCTGACAGAGATGGAATCGTATCAACTCACACAAGCATATGTATTGTTTACATGCTCACGTTACGCGCTTAACCTCTTTTTGGTTAATGAATTGTAATATTGTTAAGAATAAATGGATGCCGAAACCGTTTTGTTATCCATCGCGGCTGTGTGGACGAAATGGAAGGCAGCACCGCCGAGACAGAGAGAAGTGCTGCGCCGCAAGTTGTTACGATTTATGTGCATTTACGATGTTTTGGAGTCAGAAAACGATCGTGTGATAAAACGTAAGTTTTGGGTTCGCCCGATATTTACTACAGAGATGCGATTTCAACAGGGTGCAAGTGACAACTTGATAAACGAAATGGAGTTCGTTGACAACGACAAATACGTGAATTATTTTCGGATGACACCCAGACTTTTCAATCAATTACTCGCTTTGATGGAACCTGGCCTGACGAATTCATTTTTGTCTTcgcacccacacacacacagatacAGAGATTTTTTTGACAGTTCGCAAATACTGGTAGTGCACACGGAACGGAATATCCGGAACGCCTCTGATTGGGGCTTGAAAAGTCACTGGATTCCGGGTTCGTGGAGACGGAACAAATTCCGGACCGTGGGACGGCagccttaatattaatttgcaATCGGTAACGAAATTTCTAacggaaagagaaagaataaagCGCACAAGTCGAATCTATCTTAAAGAGGCGAGTACAGTCGTCGGGCGGGgggcgcgggggggggggggggggggggagtataCCGTGGCGCGGACACTCGGGGAACGCACGGCCGTAGCACGGCTTCGATCTACTGCGATGAGTCGATATCTCGAAAGCAGTGCCACGCGGCAACGTGAGTCAGCGCGGGGACGATTCAAACGGTGACGCCACTGCGCAATAATTCACGACCGTTGCACAATGACTCgagatataatttttgactCACGGTAACAAGGCAACGCGATCAGatacaataattaatcataCGGAAGCGATAGTCAAAACGATATTCAAAAACAACTAtccgaaaacacgagaaatagataataatgcCATCGCCACGCGGACGCGGGGAGAGGGGGCCATGCGGGGGAAAATTAACAGAAATTCGGGAATAAAATTAGGGACCAAAATATTAGTCAGGCTCGTCGAAATGGtcattaataaaattaataagccACACGAGCCACGTGAGATACGATATTACATGACCCAAACGGTCAACAAAGAGAGAACGCAAGACAATGAGTCTCGGGGGTTCGAGCGGTAACAAAAGCTCACTTACGTTAATAAACAGGACTATTCccacgtataaaaataaaacaaagagTTCTAGTAATTGAGATTGCACACAGGCTCACCAAACAAAAATActcaaaacaaaagaaaagacacAGATAAGATACGATACGACAAAGAATAACTCAAGGAGacaaaacgatttgaaaaaaaaggcagCTCACGAAAATTACACGTCTGATCAAGGCTAGGCGAGATGCAGAAGTAAGCACAGTGTAACATCCAACCGTCCCACCACAATTTTTTGCCCTTCTATTCCATAAACTAACTAACCACGCCTAGCTTCAGCGTTGACCGAGGATATATAGGGAAGTAAGAAGTTCGGGGGTTCCTCCGCGCAGCGTCGTCGTTGCAGCGACgcttagagcatatacagtATGGAGGAAGCGTGGCGACGGAAAACCGGCGAAAGAGAGGGACATAGTAAGACgagtatttctctctttctacagCAAGAGCATACCTATCGTAATTGAGTGCCCCAAGCACTGCAGCGATATTGTAATACGAAGAACATGTCCTAACATGCAAATGCACTAGGGGGTCAGGCGATTAAAACAAGTCGGTAAACTGTTGAGAAATATATGATTGAGTGACACAAAATTGTTGATACAATCCCTATCATAACCTAAAAAATGAGTAACGTGAAACTTACCGATGAAAACTAATAAAACCTTCTATAACATCTTGCTCAAGTTCGCACGTAGAAACATTTCCCTGTCATGATTTCATTCATTAAGTATTGAAGTCTGCTATAAGCAGTGTTTATAAGCTTACAAGGTATGTTCAACAAACCCAGGGCGCCGGGGCCCTGTGTAACGAGCGTGAGTGTTCGGGGCGCTGACGTCAGTCAACCAATCGCGAGCGTGCGAGACAGAGAAGGTACTCGTCTTAATATTCCCCTTTCTGTGCCGTTTTCCACTTACACGAAAGGGTATACAAGGCTTCCTCCATactgtatatgctctaagcAGCGACGTCGTCTTAGAATGCTCTTTTAGCCAAACTCTTAGAAGGTACGATAGATGGCAGCACCTCCTGGGCATGATTCCTAGCAGGCATGGCCCAAGGAATGCGCTGATGCGTATAGTCTATGGTCAGGGTGATCGAGGTTCGAGCAATCGCGAGCTATCGAAACAAATAACGAGCGCCGTTGTCATTCTCTCCATAGTCCAGTTCGCTCGTGATTTCACAGTACGCCATTTTCTTTGTGTGTGAAGTGTCGAAGCAGACGGAATATCGCTGTTTTTAATTCAAGTAAAAGGTAATCCTACCTCAGGCAATGACACTCGATCACCTTTCGCCCATCCATCATCCAACTTCCCGTCATCTAACTGAAATAAACGACAATTCGTCACATTTACTGCGCATAATTGACGTCGCGACGTTCTACTACGCATTGACAGGTCTCTCTATCACCAGTATTATTAGTCGGATAGCATCAGCTTTGCTTGTGATTACGCCTCAACTTTCACGGCTTCGATCCAACGTCGCTATTCGCTAGCCTAACCGTTCATCGGATCCGCATTTACCTGCTTCCAAATCCCCGCGAGACAACAATACCTCAAAAATCTTATCAAACCTTGTATGTATCTATCTGCATTACTCATACCTACTTGCGTTGCGTGTCTCATGAAATATATATCACAAAGCGTTTCTCGACACGCATACTCCATTGAATATCCGTGTGTGTGGGGGAGAACCGTTTTGCTATTAAACTAAAGGACGAATACAAGGAGAGAtacaaacaaagaagaaactatcagagaaaaaaaccaacttcacttcgttattttattctctatCAGAAATACCAACACAAATGTAATTTTGACTCACCTATAAGCATAGGTTTCAGTATTTTTGactcattcaatttttctgattttcagtATGCtccatttatttgaaaaaaattctcaaatactTTCCATTGTTCACTCAATCAGACCTGTTATTCATTCTTCAATATCCTGTGGCGcatgaaacattgaaaaatatccttTATTCGATGTCGTTGCGTCAGAAGCAGCTGTTTTGTTTATCTTCCAATGTCCATTGGGTTGAGGGAAAGTCATGAGTAAACGCTTAACCTCGTTACAGTGTCAGCCTTTCACAGGCGAAATGCATCGGTCGAGATTAATTCTAGGCGTGCGAGTTATCGTGAATAGGAAGTAATACGATACGAGGCATGTTGTTGGTCTCTATCTGAATTATCAAAGTCTGCCTCTATCAGGTTTCTTATGACACACTGTTGATCGTTTTAATGTGATCGGTTTATCGTAATATTTACTCCACCTGACATTGCTGCCGACTATGAATTCAGCACGATTCACTAATTTCTCACCTAATTCTTTATTCGTTGTTAGTCGGTTCGATAACTGATTCTAAAATCAAATGATTTGAGTCATTATTTAACATTCATTCTACAGCTGACTCTTTGCTCTTGTTTGATGTGATTATTTgcgttgtttaattttcaaatcaaaggTATTTACAGACACTCGAGTTGacaaataatgaatataatcATTCCTTACTCGCGTCCTGATTAGCTGAACTCAGGGGAACCCATGTATCATAATAAGACAGACTATTGAGTCACAGTTTAAAGATCAACAATGAAAATCGTTCTAGATAATGAAGCACTAATTTTACGCTGAAGTGTCATTTCAATCACAGTAAAATTACTTTCCActtcttctttaattttttttaatagccAACCTAGGCGAGAgatcaaaaataaaagtaaatgcAGAAATTTGAACACTTTTTGATATCAAACCTATGAtgtaactgtaaaaaaaaaactcgagtcttcgttaaaagaaattttcattacacaGACTAATTATATCCCAATTTAAAGCTCTTGCAAACTGTGATGACTTAAAACATCGAATATCTACGATTGTCTCGTACATTTATAAACAGACAAagcaaatataattaatattatgaacttcatatcttttttcatttgaaatgcTGCAATTCCTTTGCCGAATCGCCACCTTTATGAGAAATTCGTTTTCTTGAACTTACTGTACCATAAATtagattttctaattttactggattagaaaattaaattaaacttctTGTAACAAGCCCAGatggtcaaaaaattatagctTTAGGCTTAGCCTGATTAGTTTCACTCAGATTCTTCAAATTAAGCTCTAACAGAACACAATTTTCTTGTAACATATTCTTCATTGTTCtagaaaaactgtttttttttttcacagaaaatAACAGTAGGAACAGTAGCGCCTGATAAGTTTCAGGACAATATCGctcaagttttctttttgaatAGCAACAGTTTTCCATTAATTTGTTAGTTTtaacgtttgtttttttaaatttcagttaATCTCACTACTGTAGTAGAGAGAAATGGCGTCGCGCAAGAAAACGCTCCTGAAAGTGATCATCCTTGGTGATTCCGGAGTGGGAAAAACCTCGTTAATGAATCAGTAtgttaataaaaagttcagcAACCAGTATAAGGCTACAATCGGCGCTGACTTTCTCACCAAGGAAGTTATGGTTGACGGCAGGATAGTCACTATGCAGGTAACTTTCGCTCACACTAGTTCCtttaataaatgtataaagaagagtaaaaaaaggaaaatgtgCTGGCCtgctaatttttattaataggAAAACTCGTATCGTACATTTTacctgtgatttttttccatcgattgGTTTAATCGACAAGAAGAATATTTCATTGTATAAGTTGTCTACCAAAAGTGGAGTCGTTAGAAGTTGACACAACGctgccatttttttcaaaaattttttaacacttgTATGCGCTTTGTTGCGAACTTCAACAATTAACAATatcaagttttaaaaaatctaaccaatttcaaaaatacgaaCTAAGGAATGAGGCGTACAAAGTTTAAAACACTTTGTCTCCATCATTTACGAACAATGAACCAGAAGACAAGCCAAAATGTTAATTTATCGATATTGCAGCAAATCAGATGGAATTTCGCAATCTTGATGTAACTATGCATTttgggataaatttttaattcgtgaCTTTTAGAATTGTATGAAATCCAGTGAACTGCAATAAATCAAAGTACACttatatattacaaactacAATAAAGtgcaatttgttgaaaattgtagGTAATATTCGcaaatttgtcgaaaattttcaaaaagtgtaAAACATTGTGAAAAACTGTAGAAATTGTAGTATTTTGTAtaatagaaaattataaatttttaaaatctacaatttactataaaagataattataattgtcgAAACGGATagaatattcgtttttttttattcttagaaTCTCGTGGAATTTCttaaaaaactacaagtttctagaaaaaattatgaaaatcttcaattttctgtgaaagataattacaatttcaaacCCAAGCAacataagtttttttctttcatagtATTCTtagaaattcgttgaaaagtgCAGTTTTTTATGAACTccatattacatgaaaatattacgatttttttttattttgaaccatTATAATGGATCCACGATCATAAATTTTAGAATTCTGACCCAAAAAACCTCTgacttttaattttcatcaaaatctgaataatCTTAGATTTTTTCTACCTTGTTGGATTCATTATTTTGGATTTCACAATCTGACTTCAGTTTTGTGATTAGTGACCTAAAGAACGTTACGGtaccaatttttatttgaatccGTTCGTCCAGTctcaaaatatcatttttatttgacgttttggaattttgttatttaaataattgaaaaagtacttGACCGATCAAATCCAAAATCTGAGGTCTGGAGGAcgtaacgagagtatgaatttttacaaaattttgatgatagACAATCTTAGATTTCAATTTACATTGATAAGATTACAAATGTGACTTATTTTAAACCACCGCTAGATGTCGCATCTCAttaacgagaaaaattatttacagacAAGTTGAGTACCTAGCAAAATTTGGGTCTACATTCGAAGACTGATCTTCTCATGTTTTGAGCATTATCTAGATGGATTTAGACTTTGGATAATCTGTTATGTATTTTTGAACTCACCTTgtctcaatttttctaaatcagGAATTTTATGGTATTCTAGAAGAAATTGTATTCATTTCAACATTGGATATTAGAAAAACGATCCTGTAAATACGAGCTATTCTACAATTATCTGttaaaaatgacaataatCTACGAAAAAGTACAATACAACACAAATAATACGAtactctaaaaaaatttttatgccaaAACTACGAGATTAAGCGAATTTCTGTACTTGATCATAAAATCAAATTCGTAGTTAGACGTAGAACTCATTTCCACCAgggaattttaaatttttgctcATTCAGTGTTAGCCAACTTCTAGAATTAGCTTTACTCGCGATAGTAAACATTAGATAGAGAATTGTTTGTCATTGATGTATCATACTTTGTTTATCCTTATCAACATGTGTCGGATTATTGACTCTTGTTAAAGCCGCAGCTAAAACTATTGCTTtctacttctttttcttacgtCTGCTCTTATTAATTGCATAAAGACTGTTTATTAAGTACACTGATTTGAATAACAGTTTTCTCTCACTTCATACTCTGATTAACAACAACGTTCGCGATGTTACTCACGGCTTGCACTCTATTTCTCACAGATTAAATACTCGATTTGTGACTTTTAACTGTTGTAATATTTCATCATGAGTGCAATGAGAAATTATCGTGTAATACGACGTTCAAcgaaatttctaattttcagttttctatgcaatttcaaaataattgttttgtgTCGTGTAATCTTCGTTACCGTTTTTGTACTAATTcaagattaattttattttctgcagaTCTGGGACACGGCAGGGCAGGAAAGGTTTCAATCCTTGGGCGTAGCTTTTTACAGAGGCGCCGACTGTTGTGTTTTGGTTTTTGACGTTGCTGCGCCGAACACCTTCAAGTCCCTAGATTCATGGAGAGACGAATTCCTCATTCAAGCGTCGCCCACAGATCCGGACAACTTTCCTTTCGTTGTTCTCGGCAACAAAGTCGACCTCGAGACTAAAGCCGTTAGTCATATATTTAATTACATATCCTATCATACTTTGTTTGTTTCCTTTCTCATTTCCACCCTCCAGATCAATCATGCGTACATGGATTCGTTGAAATGATCACAAAAATCGTTTTACAATTTGAAGCTTTGATGTGATATCAATTTACGATACTTTAAGGCTTTTTTTCTCCCGAAAATAATGtccataattttatttaacaaaatgTTGCTTCGAGTATCCACGTTTATCACTGTTGGATTCGATATTGATTGCGTCGTAGTTTTGCTGTGTACGCGTTTCATTAATACTTATATTTTCAgggatatcaaaatttcacgtgTCATTTGTTTCAGGTTGCGGGAAAACGAGCTCAACAATGGTGTGAGTCTAAGAACAATATTCCATACTTTGAGACGAGTGCTAAGGAGGCGATAAACGTCGAGCAA
Above is a genomic segment from Diprion similis isolate iyDipSimi1 chromosome 5, iyDipSimi1.1, whole genome shotgun sequence containing:
- the LOC124406411 gene encoding ras-related protein Rab-7a, which produces MASRKKTLLKVIILGDSGVGKTSLMNQYVNKKFSNQYKATIGADFLTKEVMVDGRIVTMQIWDTAGQERFQSLGVAFYRGADCCVLVFDVAAPNTFKSLDSWRDEFLIQASPTDPDNFPFVVLGNKVDLETKAVAGKRAQQWCESKNNIPYFETSAKEAINVEQAFQTIAKNALAQENEVELYNEFPPQIRLSDDTKNNGKGDSCAC